In one Lycium barbarum isolate Lr01 chromosome 7, ASM1917538v2, whole genome shotgun sequence genomic region, the following are encoded:
- the LOC132603612 gene encoding protein FRIGIDA-like isoform X1 yields MEKLAPTQTSTSTTPRQQMADTTTTPSPPPNQNDSNTLETLCKTMNGKGLRTYIISQLPHNKPTLLQQLPTALKLAANPSKLVLTTIGDFYAKRGKSLDQDTQIISLREASALVLECFLLMGFDEIDEGVKEEAKQAAVIWRRRLVDERGIKKASVMDARGLLLLIGCFGIPEIFINEDVRDLIRVSKMREISSALRKSNVLMEKIPEIIEGMVKNKLEVEAVDAVYTFGVEEKCSPYTILSSFLEELKESLKKKKWKSHGAFAVVNEANKRELSTMRSVMECLEAHNIDPSKLIARFRISDRIISLEEKIAREDQRRKNVVPNWRFNKTRLSERIEDRQAKRTRILGSEQQRTVNYISSQRSPLLTGGTAGHTYGYSVSPPVFPGPVAGPIPDTVPGSYAGFRRRMPVEDKAGKIGGYSNQLYGWQGDASMHHERAISHNYGYRPSAQWQGSMGLPNALPVGRGNRTAASDLYQLANTVPGTAPLYQNSGSHAIGAVHSVNHHSSYLYPPGTYYPQGMQ; encoded by the exons ATGGAGAAACTGGCCCCGACCCAGACTTCGACCTCCACCACACCGCGGCAGCAGATGGCTGATACCACCACCACCCCATCACCACCCCCAAACCAAAATGACTCAAATACCCTCGAAACCCTCTGCAAAACAATGAACGGTAAAGGACTACGAACTTACATAATCTCCCAACTCCCACACAACAAACCCACACTTCTTCAACAACTCCCAACCGCATTAAAACTTGCAGCCAACCCATCAAAACTTGTACTTACCACTATAGGTGACTTCTACGCAAAAAGGGGAAAATCTTTAGACCAAGATACACAAATCATTTCCTTAAGGGAAGCATCTGCATTGGTTTTGGAGTGTTTCTTGTTGATGGGTTTCGATGAAATCGATGAAGGGGTTAAAGAAGAAGCCAAACAAGCTGCAGTGATATGGAGAAGAAGATTGGTTGATGAAAGAGGTATAAAAAAGGCTAGTGTAATGGATGCTAGGGGATTGTTGTTGCTTATTGGCTGTTTTGGGATACCTGAAATTTTTATAAATGAGGATGTTAGGGATTTGATTCGAGTGAGTAAAATGAGAGAGATTTCTAGTGCACTCAGGAAATCAAATGTGCTAATGGAAAAGATTCCAG AAATAATAGAGGGCATGGTGAAGAATAAGCTGGAAGTTGAAGCTGTAGATGCCGTTTATACTTTTGGGGTTGAGGAAAAATGTAGCCCTTACACAATTTTGTCATCGTTTTTGGAAGAACTTAAAGAATCTCTGAAGAAAAAGAAATGGAAATCGCATGGAGCATTCGCTGTTGTG AATGAAGCAAACAAGAGGGAGTTGTCTACTATGAGATCTGTCATGGAATGTTTGGAAGCCCACAACATTGATCCCTCAAAGCTTATTGCACGATTCCGTATCAGTGACAGAATTATTAGCTTGGAAGAAAAAATTGCTAGGGAAGATCAAAGAAGGAAGAATGTGGTGCCAAATTGGAGATTTAATAAAACTAGGTTGTCCGAAAGGATCGAAGACAGACAAGCAAAACGGACACGTATACTAGGTTCGGAACAGCAAAGAACTGTCAATTACATCAGTAGCCAGAGAAGCCCTTTGTTAACAGGTGGAACTGCTGGCCACACTTATGGTTATTCTGTGTCACCACCAGTATTTCCTGGACCTGTTGCAGGCCCGATTCCCGATACTGTTCCTGGCTCATATGCTGGATTTCGTCGGAGGATGCCCGTTGAGGATAAAGCTGGGAAAATAGGAGGTTACAGTAATCAGTTATATGGATGGCAAGGGGATGCATCCATGCACCACGAGAGGGCAATCTCTCACAACTATGGATACAGGCCATCGGCACAGTGGCAAGGCTCTATGGGGTTGCCGAATGCACTTCCTGTTGGTCGGGGTAACCGGACCGCTGCTTCGGATCTCTATCAGTTGGCTAATACTGTTCCAGGAACTGCACCATTATATCAGAACAGTGGCTCCCATGCAATAGGCGCTGTTCACTCTGTTAACCATCATTCATCCTACTTGTACCCACCTGGGACATATTATCCCCAAGGCATGCAGTAA
- the LOC132603612 gene encoding protein FRIGIDA-like isoform X2 — protein MGFDESDERVKEEAKQAAVIWRRRLVDERGIKKASVMDARGLLLLIECFGIPEIFKNVDVRDLVRVSKSREIFSALWRSNVLMEKIPEIIEGMVKNKLEVEAVDAVYTFGVEEKCSPYTILSSFLEELKESLKKKKWKSHGAFAVVNEANKRELSTMRSVMECLEAHNIDPSKLIARFRISDRIISLEEKIAREDQRRKNVVPNWRFNKTRLSERIEDRQAKRTRILGSEQQRTVNYISSQRSPLLTGGTAGHTYGYSVSPPVFPGPVAGPIPDTVPGSYAGFRRRMPVEDKAGKIGGYSNQLYGWQGDASMHHERAISHNYGYRPSAQWQGSMGLPNALPVGRGNRTAASDLYQLANTVPGTAPLYQNSGSHAIGAVHSVNHHSSYLYPPGTYYPQGMQ, from the exons ATGGGTTTTGATGAAAGCGATGAACGGGTTAAAGAAGAAGCTAAACAAGCAGCTGTGATATGGAGAAGAAGGTTGGTTGATGAAAGAGGTATTAAGAAAGCTAGTGTAATGGATGCAAGGGGATTGTTGTTGCTTATTGAGTGTTTTGGGATTCCggaaatatttaaaaatgtggaTGTTAGAGATTTGGTTCGGGTGAGTAAGAGTAGAGAGATTTTTAGTGCACTCTGGAGATCAAATGTGCTAATGGAAAAGATTCCAG AAATAATAGAGGGCATGGTGAAGAATAAGCTGGAAGTTGAAGCTGTAGATGCCGTTTATACTTTTGGGGTTGAGGAAAAATGTAGCCCTTACACAATTTTGTCATCGTTTTTGGAAGAACTTAAAGAATCTCTGAAGAAAAAGAAATGGAAATCGCATGGAGCATTCGCTGTTGTG AATGAAGCAAACAAGAGGGAGTTGTCTACTATGAGATCTGTCATGGAATGTTTGGAAGCCCACAACATTGATCCCTCAAAGCTTATTGCACGATTCCGTATCAGTGACAGAATTATTAGCTTGGAAGAAAAAATTGCTAGGGAAGATCAAAGAAGGAAGAATGTGGTGCCAAATTGGAGATTTAATAAAACTAGGTTGTCCGAAAGGATCGAAGACAGACAAGCAAAACGGACACGTATACTAGGTTCGGAACAGCAAAGAACTGTCAATTACATCAGTAGCCAGAGAAGCCCTTTGTTAACAGGTGGAACTGCTGGCCACACTTATGGTTATTCTGTGTCACCACCAGTATTTCCTGGACCTGTTGCAGGCCCGATTCCCGATACTGTTCCTGGCTCATATGCTGGATTTCGTCGGAGGATGCCCGTTGAGGATAAAGCTGGGAAAATAGGAGGTTACAGTAATCAGTTATATGGATGGCAAGGGGATGCATCCATGCACCACGAGAGGGCAATCTCTCACAACTATGGATACAGGCCATCGGCACAGTGGCAAGGCTCTATGGGGTTGCCGAATGCACTTCCTGTTGGTCGGGGTAACCGGACCGCTGCTTCGGATCTCTATCAGTTGGCTAATACTGTTCCAGGAACTGCACCATTATATCAGAACAGTGGCTCCCATGCAATAGGCGCTGTTCACTCTGTTAACCATCATTCATCCTACTTGTACCCACCTGGGACATATTATCCCCAAGGCATGCAGTAA